A stretch of Aureispira sp. CCB-E DNA encodes these proteins:
- a CDS encoding hydrogen peroxide-inducible genes activator, protein MNIQQIKYAIAVAEVQSFGKAAEKCFITQSTLSTMVSKLESELGLQLFDRKTKPITTTKEGAAILKQLKIIHKELDILDEVVGDLKGESSGQLNIGVIPTVAPYLLPLFLNNFVQQHPNIKFVISEMTTDHIIKGLESRNLDIGILSTPLKHDTLIEKPLYNEPFLLFDKTRRSSKKNIKVSEIDCNRLWLLNEGHCLRTQVETICNLHTQRDDNWNLEYKSGTIDTLMKFVRKNQAITLLPYLATLDLPEEDLEYLHPISAPQPAREISLVVHQHFVKKRILDSIQTSIQNVTHPILEQQQRKKWLVAPI, encoded by the coding sequence ATGAATATTCAACAAATAAAGTATGCTATTGCTGTAGCGGAAGTTCAAAGTTTTGGTAAGGCAGCTGAAAAATGTTTTATCACACAATCTACACTGAGTACAATGGTTTCAAAGCTAGAGAGTGAATTGGGCTTGCAATTGTTTGACCGAAAAACCAAGCCCATTACAACAACCAAAGAAGGAGCAGCGATTTTAAAACAACTAAAAATCATTCACAAAGAATTGGATATATTGGATGAGGTTGTTGGAGATTTGAAAGGAGAATCTAGTGGGCAACTAAACATTGGAGTTATTCCAACAGTGGCGCCTTACTTGTTGCCGCTATTCTTAAATAATTTTGTACAGCAACACCCTAACATAAAATTTGTCATTAGCGAAATGACAACCGATCATATTATCAAAGGTTTAGAGAGCAGAAACCTTGATATTGGCATTTTATCAACTCCCCTAAAACACGATACGCTAATTGAAAAGCCATTATACAATGAGCCCTTTTTGTTATTTGACAAAACTAGACGCTCCTCCAAAAAGAATATCAAAGTAAGTGAAATTGATTGCAACCGCCTCTGGTTACTCAACGAAGGGCACTGTCTTCGTACACAAGTAGAAACGATTTGTAACCTTCATACTCAACGCGACGATAATTGGAACTTAGAGTACAAATCAGGAACAATTGATACGTTGATGAAATTTGTACGAAAAAACCAAGCAATTACCTTACTTCCTTATTTGGCAACTTTAGATTTACCAGAAGAAGACCTTGAGTATTTACATCCAATTTCAGCTCCTCAACCTGCCCGCGAAATTAGCCTTGTTGTCCACCAACATTTTGTAAAAAAGAGAATTTTAGACTCCATTCAGACCTCTATTCAAAATGTTACTCATCCTATTTTAGAACAACAACAACGAAAAAAATGGTTAGTAGCTCCTATTTAA
- a CDS encoding tetratricopeptide repeat protein, whose protein sequence is MMIIATQLIQAQTEQEFYTSATTKYELGQFEAAIEDYTKAIELKKSYTYAFYGRGLTYMSLGKYAEALADFEKVAALNPRFINVYYSKGRSRLSLGDYKGAIEDFKNAIMSNEMNSYAYVGIGNSLAALGKYEAALKELDKAIEIYEGDAHAFVVRGLVYDAMEEYEKALLDYNKAIEMNPKDARAFAQRAVTKVKMKRQQEATFDFNKAIALNPEYAPIYINRATSKKWLRNYKGAIQDYTKAIELEPNNAIVYNERGIVKAEMGDYTHAIEDYNKAIELNSTFKEAYINRAWGYYQSKNYEQAIADYTEVIKLDRENITAYFHRGEAQLEGENYELAIRDMSKVIAFDPMHSEAYCSRGMANFKNGLSQKSIEDYDKAIELNPQFTTAIRARAAAKFDLYDFKGAIQDYNRLIKQEPGDAVAYFDRGVAKLKAGNTKAACSDFSKSRDMGHEPAQQALSEFCGE, encoded by the coding sequence ATGATGATAATAGCTACCCAATTGATACAAGCCCAAACCGAACAAGAGTTTTACACTTCAGCCACTACAAAATATGAGTTGGGGCAATTTGAAGCAGCAATAGAGGATTATACCAAAGCGATTGAACTAAAAAAGAGTTATACCTACGCTTTTTATGGTCGGGGGCTGACTTATATGAGTTTGGGCAAGTATGCAGAGGCACTAGCTGATTTTGAGAAAGTCGCAGCGTTAAACCCTAGGTTTATCAATGTTTATTATAGCAAAGGTCGGAGCCGATTAAGTCTAGGCGACTACAAAGGAGCGATTGAGGATTTTAAAAATGCTATTATGAGCAATGAGATGAATTCATATGCTTATGTTGGAATCGGAAATAGTTTGGCTGCCTTGGGCAAATATGAAGCAGCTTTGAAAGAGTTAGACAAAGCGATAGAAATTTATGAAGGAGATGCACATGCTTTTGTGGTGAGAGGATTGGTTTATGATGCCATGGAAGAGTATGAAAAAGCTTTGTTGGATTACAACAAGGCTATTGAGATGAATCCGAAGGATGCCCGTGCTTTTGCTCAACGAGCTGTTACTAAAGTAAAAATGAAACGCCAACAAGAAGCAACTTTTGATTTTAATAAGGCTATTGCTTTGAATCCTGAATATGCTCCCATTTATATCAATCGAGCGACTTCAAAAAAGTGGCTGAGAAATTACAAAGGAGCTATTCAAGATTATACCAAAGCGATTGAACTAGAACCAAATAATGCTATTGTTTATAATGAAAGGGGGATTGTAAAAGCAGAAATGGGGGATTATACGCATGCCATTGAAGATTATAACAAAGCAATAGAACTAAATTCTACGTTTAAGGAAGCGTACATTAATCGAGCTTGGGGCTATTATCAATCAAAAAATTACGAACAGGCGATTGCTGATTATACAGAGGTTATTAAATTGGATCGAGAAAATATTACCGCTTATTTTCATAGAGGAGAGGCGCAGTTAGAAGGAGAAAATTACGAATTGGCTATCAGGGACATGTCTAAAGTAATCGCTTTCGATCCGATGCATTCAGAGGCTTATTGTAGTAGAGGTATGGCAAATTTTAAAAATGGATTGTCTCAAAAATCTATTGAGGATTATGACAAAGCGATAGAATTGAACCCTCAATTTACCACAGCTATTCGTGCTCGTGCTGCCGCAAAGTTTGATTTATATGATTTTAAAGGAGCTATTCAAGATTATAATCGTTTAATCAAACAAGAACCAGGAGATGCGGTTGCTTATTTTGATCGAGGGGTTGCCAAACTAAAAGCAGGCAATACGAAGGCTGCTTGTAGTGATTTTTCTAAATCTAGAGATATGGGGCATGAACCAGCACAGCAGGCTTTGAGTGAATTTTGTGGGGAATAA
- the katG gene encoding catalase/peroxidase HPI — MDNKSNSFDINESAKCPFSGGTIKKTAGNGTRNRDWWPNQLKLNILRQNSSLSNPMDEGFDYIEEFNKLDYKALKQDLYDLMTDSQDWWPADYGHYGPFFIRMAWHSAGTYRIGDGRGGSGAGMQRFAPLNSWPDNGNLDKARLLLWPIKQKYGKKISWADLMILAGNCALESMGFKTFGFAGGREDVWEPEEDVYWGSETEWMGYEERYSENNKLENPLGAAHMGLIYVNPEGPKGQPDPVGSAHDIRETFGRMAMNDEETVALVAGGHTFGKAHGAANPDEYVGAEPAGAGIAEQGMGWKNSFGTGVLNDAITSGLEGAWTPNPIKWDHDYFDVLLNYDWELTKSPAGAYQWTPTAASNAKMAPTAGDASKKQALMMSTADIALKTDPEYLKISKRFHENPAEFEDAFARAWFKLTHRDMGPASLYVGPEVPSEVMIWQDPIPAVNHELINDADIAALKEKLANTDLTVSQLVATAWASAATFRGSDKRGGANGGRLRLAPQKDWEVNNPTQLANVLETLEGIQKDFNDAQSGDKVVSMADLIVLGGCVGIEKAAKAAGQDISVPFTPGRADASLEQTDVESFQALKPAADGFRNYFKPTHKASAEEMLIDRAQLMTLTAPEMTVLLGGLRSININYDGSNHGVFTDKPGTLSNDFFVNLLDLSTTWKAMNEADEVFEGRDRKTGAVKWVGTRVDLIFGSNSELRALAEVYACADSKEQFLNDFVAAWDKVMNLDRFDLA, encoded by the coding sequence ATGGACAACAAGAGTAACAGTTTTGACATTAACGAATCGGCTAAATGCCCATTCTCAGGAGGAACTATAAAAAAGACTGCGGGTAACGGGACTAGAAACCGTGACTGGTGGCCTAATCAATTAAAATTGAATATTCTGCGTCAAAATTCCAGTCTTTCTAACCCTATGGATGAAGGGTTTGACTATATAGAGGAATTTAACAAGTTAGATTATAAGGCATTGAAACAAGATCTTTATGATTTGATGACAGACTCTCAAGACTGGTGGCCAGCGGATTATGGACATTATGGACCATTTTTTATCAGAATGGCATGGCATAGTGCTGGTACGTATCGTATTGGCGATGGTCGTGGTGGTTCTGGAGCGGGAATGCAACGTTTTGCACCTTTAAATAGTTGGCCAGACAATGGTAACTTGGATAAAGCTCGTTTGCTACTTTGGCCTATCAAGCAAAAATATGGCAAGAAAATTTCTTGGGCAGATTTGATGATTTTGGCAGGAAACTGTGCTTTAGAATCAATGGGTTTCAAGACATTTGGTTTTGCTGGAGGACGTGAAGATGTTTGGGAACCAGAAGAGGATGTATATTGGGGTTCTGAGACAGAATGGATGGGATATGAAGAGCGTTATTCAGAAAATAATAAACTAGAAAACCCATTAGGCGCAGCGCATATGGGATTGATTTATGTGAATCCCGAGGGACCTAAAGGTCAACCAGACCCAGTAGGTTCTGCACATGATATTAGAGAGACATTTGGTCGTATGGCTATGAATGACGAAGAAACAGTAGCATTGGTTGCTGGAGGTCATACATTCGGAAAAGCGCATGGTGCTGCCAACCCAGATGAGTACGTAGGCGCAGAACCTGCTGGTGCAGGAATCGCAGAGCAGGGAATGGGATGGAAAAATTCATTTGGAACAGGAGTGTTGAATGATGCAATTACAAGTGGTTTAGAAGGAGCTTGGACGCCGAACCCAATAAAATGGGATCATGACTACTTTGATGTTTTGTTGAACTACGATTGGGAATTGACAAAAAGTCCTGCAGGTGCTTATCAATGGACTCCAACTGCTGCATCAAATGCTAAAATGGCGCCAACTGCAGGGGATGCTTCTAAAAAGCAAGCACTAATGATGAGTACTGCTGATATTGCTTTGAAAACAGATCCAGAATATCTAAAAATATCAAAACGTTTCCACGAAAATCCAGCTGAATTTGAGGATGCTTTCGCTCGTGCTTGGTTTAAGTTGACACATCGTGATATGGGACCAGCTTCGTTGTATGTTGGACCAGAAGTACCTTCGGAGGTTATGATTTGGCAAGATCCTATTCCAGCAGTAAATCATGAATTAATCAATGATGCGGATATTGCTGCTTTAAAAGAGAAATTGGCTAACACTGATTTAACCGTTTCTCAATTGGTTGCTACAGCTTGGGCTTCTGCGGCGACTTTCCGTGGTTCTGACAAACGTGGAGGAGCCAATGGTGGTCGTCTTCGTCTGGCTCCACAAAAAGATTGGGAAGTTAATAACCCAACTCAATTGGCTAACGTGCTAGAAACATTGGAAGGAATTCAAAAAGATTTTAACGATGCTCAATCTGGTGACAAGGTGGTGTCTATGGCTGATTTGATCGTCTTAGGTGGTTGCGTGGGAATAGAAAAAGCCGCTAAAGCTGCTGGTCAGGATATTTCTGTACCATTTACACCAGGGCGTGCTGATGCTTCTTTAGAGCAAACAGATGTGGAGTCTTTCCAAGCGTTAAAACCTGCTGCTGATGGTTTCCGCAATTACTTCAAGCCTACACACAAAGCTTCTGCTGAGGAAATGTTGATTGATCGTGCTCAATTAATGACCTTAACAGCTCCTGAAATGACTGTATTGTTGGGTGGTCTTCGCTCGATTAATATCAACTATGATGGTTCTAATCATGGCGTATTTACAGACAAACCAGGAACATTATCCAATGATTTCTTTGTAAACTTGTTAGACCTAAGTACTACATGGAAAGCAATGAATGAGGCGGACGAAGTGTTTGAAGGTCGTGATCGTAAAACAGGTGCTGTAAAATGGGTTGGTACTCGTGTTGATCTTATCTTTGGTTCGAATTCAGAATTGCGTGCATTGGCTGAAGTTTATGCTTGCGCTGATTCAAAAGAGCAGTTTTTGAATGACTTCGTAGCTGCTTGGGATAAAGTAATGAATTTAGATCGTTTTGACTTGGCTTAA
- a CDS encoding tetratricopeptide repeat protein, with protein MVKKILLAFIGSFTTTPFHKGYAQAQKNNHAKAIHYYEKAIKNYPNPAAAYNNCGVCRAALGHYQAAIEDYDKAIQQKKHYADAYSNRGIAKMALGQAQNALEDYLKAIEIDPKHVVARFNIGIQKALQQQHQAAISEFDIALKISPKYVNAYRHRALSKFALKDFDGALLDYKKAIQYNRNDANIFNDRGLLYLSIKSYKKALNDFSKAIRCQPKNGIAYYHRGIVQLQLQDQKKATKDFKKAYQYGFEKAKTVLDELDLS; from the coding sequence ATGGTCAAAAAAATACTGCTTGCTTTTATAGGTAGTTTTACCACTACTCCTTTTCATAAAGGTTATGCCCAAGCACAAAAAAACAATCATGCAAAGGCAATTCATTATTATGAAAAAGCTATTAAAAACTATCCTAACCCTGCTGCTGCTTACAACAATTGTGGCGTTTGTCGAGCAGCATTAGGGCATTACCAAGCAGCAATAGAGGACTATGATAAAGCGATTCAACAAAAGAAACATTATGCTGATGCGTATAGCAATCGAGGCATCGCCAAAATGGCTTTAGGACAAGCACAAAACGCCTTGGAAGACTACCTCAAAGCAATTGAGATAGACCCCAAACACGTTGTTGCTCGTTTTAATATTGGCATTCAAAAAGCCCTCCAACAGCAGCATCAAGCTGCTATTTCAGAATTTGATATTGCCCTCAAAATAAGCCCCAAATATGTCAATGCTTATCGGCATCGAGCATTATCAAAGTTTGCTTTAAAGGATTTTGATGGAGCCTTGTTAGACTACAAAAAAGCAATCCAATACAATAGAAATGATGCCAATATCTTTAACGATAGAGGCTTACTTTACTTAAGCATAAAATCGTATAAGAAAGCACTTAACGATTTTTCAAAAGCTATTCGTTGTCAACCTAAAAATGGCATTGCGTATTATCATAGAGGCATTGTTCAATTGCAGCTTCAAGATCAAAAAAAAGCTACAAAAGATTTCAAAAAAGCCTATCAATATGGTTTTGAAAAAGCAAAAACAGTTTTGGATGAACTTGATTTATCCTAG